A window of Clostridium sp. 'White wine YQ' contains these coding sequences:
- the fliE gene encoding flagellar hook-basal body complex protein FliE, whose protein sequence is MKINSFIPNTDIFKSTEPTNTKTSTTGDDFLKVLKDKLQEVNDKQVNANNMTDAMVKGEDVNIEDVMLSQEEAKMSLDLAVQVRNKIVDAIQELNRMQI, encoded by the coding sequence ATGAAGATAAATAGTTTTATACCAAATACGGATATATTTAAAAGTACTGAACCCACTAATACTAAAACTAGTACAACTGGTGATGACTTTTTAAAGGTACTAAAGGATAAACTTCAAGAAGTTAATGATAAGCAAGTTAATGCTAACAATATGACTGATGCAATGGTCAAAGGTGAGGATGTAAATATTGAGGACGTAATGTTATCTCAAGAAGAAGCTAAAATGTCATTAGATTTAGCAGTACAAGTTAGAAATAAGATAGTGGATGCAATACAAGAGTTAAATAGAATGCAGATATAA
- the flgC gene encoding flagellar basal body rod protein FlgC, producing MSMFNSLRISASGLSAERLRMDTISSNIANVNTSRGENGKPYVRKIAVFQEALDDKKQLNGVKAVGIVDDKSPLRKEYDPTNPDADADGYVTMPNVNILNEMADMISASRSYEANVDTLNANKTMFMKALEIGK from the coding sequence ATGAGTATGTTTAATTCATTAAGAATAAGTGCATCAGGCCTTTCAGCTGAGAGATTAAGAATGGATACAATATCTTCAAATATTGCCAATGTTAATACTTCTAGAGGCGAAAATGGGAAGCCTTATGTAAGAAAAATAGCTGTTTTTCAAGAGGCATTAGATGATAAAAAACAACTTAATGGAGTTAAGGCAGTTGGGATTGTTGATGACAAATCACCATTAAGGAAAGAATATGACCCAACTAATCCTGACGCGGATGCAGATGGATATGTTACGATGCCAAACGTGAATATATTAAATGAAATGGCAGATATGATTTCAGCTTCAAGATCGTATGAAGCAAACGTAGATACGTTAAACGCTAACAAAACTATGTTTATGAAAGCCTTAGAAATTGGTAAATAG
- the flgB gene encoding flagellar basal body rod protein FlgB, with protein sequence MEGIMENNLNVSSDYSYNLLKDGLKAASLRGKVISNNIANINTKGFKRSYVNFEDKFQQSLNDIGLKTTNSKHIPGENSGEGPDVVKDESTSMRVDGNNVDLDIEKANQAANTMMYNALVTSASNKLNNTKYVITSGGR encoded by the coding sequence ATGGAAGGAATTATGGAAAATAACTTAAATGTTTCTAGCGATTATTCGTATAATTTGTTAAAAGATGGATTAAAAGCAGCTTCACTTAGAGGAAAAGTAATTTCTAATAATATAGCGAATATTAATACAAAAGGGTTTAAAAGAAGTTATGTTAATTTTGAGGACAAGTTCCAACAATCGTTAAATGATATTGGACTTAAAACCACAAATTCTAAGCATATTCCTGGAGAAAATTCAGGGGAAGGCCCAGATGTAGTGAAAGATGAATCTACTAGTATGAGAGTTGATGGGAATAATGTTGATCTTGATATTGAAAAGGCAAATCAAGCAGCGAATACCATGATGTACAATGCACTAGTAACATCTGCAAGTAATAAATTGAATAATACAAAGTATGTAATTACTAGTGGAGGTAGATAG
- a CDS encoding flagellin — MRLNRNMMSINIYENYTKHLSAQSKEINNISTGYKVNSARDNPNVLGKSESLRMQIRGISMAQKNLQDGVSMMQTFDGALGNVSESLTRIKELMVQGVTDTVNDDDKIAIQKEIDQLKAHINSVAKDTEFNGNKLIGDVSVDHNGYPNYIKTVVGANVGETAKIPTFNVNTKVIGIEGSFYVDDIDVTSTNPNYKNISIVDSAISRVNSIRSKYGAIENKFESLGESLNTITDSAEKADSNLRDADVANEMMEYSKEGLLINSSLSLMAQSNNMPQDVLKILERIK, encoded by the coding sequence ATGAGATTAAACAGAAATATGATGTCTATTAACATATATGAGAATTACACGAAGCATTTAAGTGCGCAATCAAAAGAGATTAATAATATATCAACTGGATATAAGGTGAATTCAGCTAGAGATAATCCAAATGTGTTAGGGAAATCTGAAAGTTTAAGAATGCAAATCAGGGGAATCTCCATGGCACAAAAAAATCTGCAAGATGGCGTATCGATGATGCAAACATTTGATGGAGCTCTTGGAAATGTATCAGAGTCACTTACGAGAATAAAAGAACTTATGGTTCAAGGTGTTACTGATACTGTGAATGATGATGATAAGATTGCAATACAAAAAGAAATAGATCAGTTAAAAGCTCATATTAATTCCGTTGCTAAAGATACTGAATTTAATGGCAATAAATTAATAGGTGACGTAAGTGTAGATCATAATGGATATCCGAATTATATTAAGACTGTAGTTGGAGCCAATGTTGGTGAAACAGCAAAGATACCAACCTTTAATGTAAATACAAAGGTAATTGGAATTGAAGGATCATTTTATGTTGATGATATAGATGTAACAAGTACAAATCCAAATTATAAGAATATTAGTATAGTTGATTCAGCTATTTCAAGGGTGAATTCAATTAGAAGCAAATATGGAGCAATTGAAAATAAATTTGAATCATTAGGTGAGTCACTAAATACAATTACAGACTCAGCTGAAAAAGCAGATTCGAATCTTAGAGATGCGGATGTAGCAAATGAAATGATGGAATATTCAAAAGAAGGCTTATTAATTAATTCATCGTTATCGCTAATGGCACAAAGTAACAATATGCCTCAGGATGTTTTAAAGATTTTGGAAAGAATAAAATAG
- a CDS encoding acylneuraminate cytidylyltransferase family protein, which produces MKILITICGRAGSKGVKNKNIREFLGYPLVYYTMAIANKFKESCNHTDIDIAVNSDSKELIELAGKFKNINIVERPNELGKDDTPKIHVIKHTVDMIENNKQVKYDYVLDLDITSPIRTVEDLQNSINEMVKNKHLDVVFSVTHSRRNPYFNMVEVINGKVKKVKEANYVTRQQAPAVYDMNASIYCYDRNSLAKKIKNSPLEGECGIFLMKDCGVLDIDSEEDFKLMSLIASSVYENEFKELRTLIKKYLFF; this is translated from the coding sequence ATGAAGATTTTAATAACAATTTGTGGTAGAGCAGGTTCAAAGGGTGTTAAAAATAAAAATATAAGAGAATTTTTAGGTTATCCTTTAGTATATTATACAATGGCAATTGCAAATAAGTTTAAAGAAAGCTGTAATCACACTGATATCGATATAGCAGTAAATAGCGATAGTAAAGAACTTATAGAATTAGCTGGAAAATTTAAAAATATAAATATAGTAGAAAGACCTAATGAATTAGGTAAGGATGATACTCCTAAAATTCATGTAATTAAACATACTGTCGATATGATAGAAAATAATAAACAAGTTAAATATGACTATGTACTAGATTTAGATATTACTTCGCCTATTAGAACAGTAGAGGATTTGCAGAATTCTATTAATGAAATGGTTAAAAATAAGCACTTAGATGTAGTTTTCTCTGTAACTCATTCTAGAAGGAATCCATATTTCAATATGGTTGAAGTTATAAATGGAAAAGTAAAAAAGGTAAAAGAAGCAAATTACGTTACAAGACAACAAGCACCTGCTGTTTATGATATGAATGCATCAATTTATTGTTATGACAGAAATAGTTTGGCAAAGAAGATTAAAAATAGTCCACTTGAAGGAGAGTGTGGAATATTCTTGATGAAGGATTGTGGAGTACTTGATATAGATTCAGAAGAAGATTTTAAATTAATGTCTTTAATAGCAAGTTCAGTTTATGAGAATGAGTTTAAAGAATTGAGAACACTAATAAAAAAATACTTATTCTTCTAA